The Caloenas nicobarica isolate bCalNic1 chromosome 33, bCalNic1.hap1, whole genome shotgun sequence genome contains the following window.
taataaataaataactaaataaataaataaataaataaaaccacgAAGGGGTCTCACATCTGCTCCTATTTCtaatttctccttcccttcttcctattttgattttttgggTACCACTCTCCTAAGCGGTTCCACATTTGGGTAAGTGTGACCAGCCCTGAGCTGGTTCGGGTTCATTAACCCACTGGCCATGGCGGGGAGAGctgagaaatgagaagaaatcaCCTAAAAAGCGCATTTTTAAGATGAAATCCCCGATTTTCGAGCTGGGGGTTGGTTTGCACATGgacctcctcctcccttcccagccaCAGACGCTTCCCCAGGAAAACACCggtttaaatgtgatttttctcctctgttacCTCCAGAATGAGAccttttccccttgttttcttctcttttccctttgttttcttctcttttgcccttgttttcttctcttttcgccttgttttcttctctttttctcttgtttctttctcctttccccccGGTTTTCACTCCGTCCCCCAATTTTCGGCGCTAACCCACCGTCTTACAAAACCCAATATTTCATTAAACCGCTATTTCCCCGCATTACGGAGTGGAAATGCCTTTCCGCAAACCTGCCAGGGGGgatttgctgttattttttattatttttcgTGCTCCTACCTCAACACCCGAGCCCTGCCCGCGCATCCCCGGTTCCGCCTCTATTACCCTTATCATaaatctttacattttaaacatttaatcCCCTTCCCACGCCGCGCAGATCGGACATATGCTACAAAATGTTAACTACTTCATAAAAATTAAAggcgaaaaaaaaaattacaaagggctgctgggggaaggaaggttgtgttttggtgattttttttttgtggtggacACCCGGCTTTAATTTAAGTCCTATTTCTTGCTCGGTTTCTTCCATCAGAGCTCCAAGTCATGTGGttctggggatgggggggatgtTTCTCCTCGGTCATTTCTGGATGGACTCACAGCACTTTGTGGAATTCAGAGCATGCGGGCACGacttataatttattttattattttattttattttatttattttatttattttttatttttttattttagtattttattttattttatcattttattttattttattttatttcatttcattttatttcattttatttcatattttcctacttcattttttaattttacttcctttcattttacttcatattattattttattccattccACCTTACTCCTTCCCGTTTCTTTTCACCTttagcatttttcttcccttcctatCGCAGCCTTTTTCACAGTTCCATTTTTAACCCCTCGGAAGGTGCCTCCGAGGCCGCGACAGCTCCAAATCCACCCCCGACGCTCAGGGGGACCCTCTTGGGCTCCTTCGCCTTGAACTTGGACTTCGCCGGCTCTTTAGGACGCGGAAAATCCCTCCCGGCCCGCGCGGAGCGGGGCAGGTTAATTCAAAGGCGATCTCTCCCCGCccccaggatttgggggggttttgtgtttttttttttttcctttttccagcttttttttaatttgctttttttccagcaccCCCCCGAAAAATTGGGGGGGCAAACGCTGCGCAGGCAGAGTTCTCCTCCCTTCTCATAGCTTAGGGCAGTATATTGCTAAAAATATAGATTTTCCCCCCCTACacttttccttctatttctattttttggggtgctggagaCCTCTGAGCCTCCTCCCTGCCTTAATAACTCCTCCCCTGGGGGGCCCCGAGGGCTACGACCCCCCCCGGTATCTccctcttcatccccatcctTCCCAGCCAGCAACTTGCCATTTGTCCATTTTTTCTCCCCAATTCCTTGGCAGCCCGGCCTCGGTTTATTAATTAATTCCTATTTTTTACAGACCCTCACAAAGCAGCCGGGACcaacagcccccacccccccgTGTCGTCGTCCCCCCCCCCGCTTTGTCCCCACATCGttgctgaaatatttatcaCCGAACAATTAAACATCAATAAACATCAATACCAACCCCTCAACGCGCGCTGAAGggggaaaattaaatttttttcgGGATCTGGCAAGAAAATTAAGGGCGGGGGGTGGAGCGTTTGGGCagatttttgctggtttttttaattttttcaaggGAGGGGGCAGCACTTCGCGAAGGAAAAAATAGTCAACAGGTTCCacccgcaaaaaaaaaaaaaaaaggtggggggaTGCTTTTTGGCCACCCCCTCGAAGCATCGTGGGGTGACTGTGTGTCGTTTCCCCCCGAAATACCGCGGGTGGGGCGTtatccctgtgccccccccccccccccgcataTATCGCTTAGAGCATCTTTCCTCCACGGTGGCGGGGGAATCATTCAAGGGGAAGCATCTGCGGCCCGTGTGTGTGTCCCGCGGAGTTCGGGGTGTGCGTGGGGATACGGCGTGGGGGGAGGACACGCGTGTGCTCTTTGTGCCGACCGCACACCACCCCCgcgcgcgcccgcccgcccgcctcGAAACGGGGCGGGCGCCGCCTTTAATGAATGGGGAGGGTGGGAAGCAGCCAACCAATGAGCGCGGCGCCGGGGGGGGCGCTGAGTGGGCGTGGCCGCGGCGGTTTTCTTAATGgagcggccgcggcggcggcggcggcgcatGCGCGCGGGGCGCCGATATGTTGGGGGGgtcgcggggcggcggggcgcggcgcggAGCTTCCCCCGACGGCGGCGGCCGAGGAAgaggcggaggcggcggcggcgggagcggcgggagcagcgggagcagcgggagcagctCGGCATGACATGACGGCACCGCTCGGTCTCCCCCCGCGCTGGCCCGACGGCCTCGCCTGTCGCTGCGAGGACGCCCCGCGGGAGAAAAACCGCATGGAAGGGTTGGGGCATTGCCGGGAGATGATGCCCCACGCGGGACTCGCCGTACccacggccccgccgccgccgccgcaggGAGCCGCGTACGCTGAGCTGGCGGCTGCCGAACCACCCCGGCAGTGCCCGTCGGGGGCGGCTTCCAGCGCGGCGCTGGGCTACGGTTACCCCTTCGGTGGGGGCTACTACGGCTGCAGGTTGTCCCACTCCCACGGAGTCAATTTGCAGCAGAAACCCTGCGCTTACCACCCCGGGGAGAAGTACCCCGAGGCCGGCGGGCCCCTACCCGGCGAGGAGCTGCCTTCGAGGGCCAAAGAATTCGCTTTTTATCCTGGTTTTCCCAGCTCCTACCAGGCTGTCCCTGGCTATTTGGACGTGTCGGTGGTACCGGGGCTCGGTGGTCACCCGGAACCGAGACACGACGCTTTGCTTCCCATGGAAGGTTACCAACACTGGGCTCTTTCTAATGGCTGGGATGGGCAAGTGTACTGCTCCAAAGAGCAATCGCAATCTGCACACCTCTGGAAATCACCTTTCCCAGGTAGGCTGCTCCGGGAACCGACGTGCTCTCCTGCTTCCCCAACCGCCAGCTCCCACCGGAGGTGGGGATGTGCGTGTGTGCGGATGagtgtgcatatatatacatatacagatAGGTACGTGTGTGCCTGGATATGTAattaaagggaaagaaatggctCTGGAATGCCTCCTGTGCGAGGCAATGTGTATGAACATGTATGGGAAAGAAGGTGAAGCAATCACTTCTGAATCAAAATACACGCCGTGAGCTTGCTTGGAAAGTAACTTTGCAGTTtaattcttccctttcttctcccctccctcttgTTGCCTCACCTAAAGAGCGTCTCTCTGcgcctttctcttcatttgccCCTCTGCTTACCGCTTATCTAAATGCAGAAAGGTTAAAaaggcaacaacaacaacaacaaaatatccAAACCCCTTCTCTGGTGGTTCCGTCGAATGAGAAGTGTCGGCGGCTGGGACAGTAAATCATATCGCAATTACACACAATCATAGGAATAGGTGTCAAGTGACAAATGAATGtgtttggaggggaaggagggaggcagaagaggagcGGGGGGGCTTCTCCGCCAGGTCAGGCCGATCCTGCCCGAGTGACAGGGAAGGCAAAAcccctccctggagcatcttttAGCCCAACAAATCCCTCGTTCgcttcccctcctgctccccccggACCCCGACGGCCGCGGGGGGAGGAAGGTGATGGTCGGTGCTTCCTCCCGGGACtcgtccccagccccagcgtTGGGGAGAGATGCAGGAACCGGAGGGGAAATAGCCACAATaaatggggcgggggggaaccCTATAGCATCTTGGATGGTGAGAACGGATGAGTCACGTTGGTCTTTTGCGGGGGCAATGGGAGGACACACATcggtttctttattttccttcttcgGGACAAAGAGGGACAGAAGAATGGGCTTTCCCGGCAgatttttggggagggggggagaaTTTGGCTACGTATTGTTGGCTACATGATGGAtggttgttgtgggtttttttttgcggGGGGTGTCCTTCCATTCAAGCCTTATTCCGCTTTCTCTCCCCATCGCCTGGTGAACCCTCCTGAGAAAGATTCCTACCCCCCCGCACTGGCCTTTGCACCACCCTCAGCACTCCAATGCAGGCCCACCCCAACGAGCCGATCgccccccaaaactcccccagGGGCTCCCCAATTAACTCTTGTCAGCCATAATTAAGGCTGCGCTGCCGCCGAGCAGAACTCGCCTCCAtcttcctgctccagccagcTGGGTCACACCTTTGTCGCGCAGGTCCCC
Protein-coding sequences here:
- the HOXC13 gene encoding homeobox protein Hox-C13, whose protein sequence is MTAPLGLPPRWPDGLACRCEDAPREKNRMEGLGHCREMMPHAGLAVPTAPPPPPQGAAYAELAAAEPPRQCPSGAASSAALGYGYPFGGGYYGCRLSHSHGVNLQQKPCAYHPGEKYPEAGGPLPGEELPSRAKEFAFYPGFPSSYQAVPGYLDVSVVPGLGGHPEPRHDALLPMEGYQHWALSNGWDGQVYCSKEQSQSAHLWKSPFPDVVPLQPEVSSYRRGRKKRVPYTKIQLKELEKEYAASKFITKEKRRRISATTNLSERQVTIWFQNRRVKEKKVVSKSKTAHLHAT